CCAAGAAGCCCAAGAAGAAGAAGGTCAACGGAAAGACCGCGGTCGAACTTCCGGTTGCGTGAACGAACGCCGGTTGCGGCGGCGGCTTGTTACCAATATGTTCACCCGAGATGGTTGACCGGGGCATCCATTACGAGGCGGCGTTCGAAGCGTTCCTGCGGGAGCGGGCAACGCCTTACGTCGCGGTGGACGAAGCCAAGCGTGCGTTGTTCGGCAAAGCAAAGCTCAAGGGGTTCGACTTTCTCGTCTACAGCCGCAACGGCCCAAATCTGCTCGTGGACGTCAAGGGCCGTCGGGCGACCGGCGGCAAGTCCATGCAGACGTGGGCGACCCAGCGCGACGTCGACGACCTTTTGCAGTGGGAGCAAGTCTTCGGCGAGGACTTTCAGGCGGTGTTGGCGTTCGCGTATTGGATCGAGCCGCGGGACGAGACGCTCGGACTGCCGGGTCTGGCGTCGGACCTGCCGCCGGGCGAGGCCGAGGAACCGGGCGTGTTTCGTCATCTGAGCCGTTGGTATAGGCTCATGGCAATCTCACTCGCCGACTACCGGAACCACATGCGGCAACGCAGCGCCAAGTGGGAGACCGTCGCGTTGCCGACGTCCGACTTCCGCTCACTTGCGAGGCCGATGGAGACGCTGTTATGATCCCCGCGATGCAGCATCTGCTGAGAAGCCCTTGGACCTGTCGGCTGGTTGCCGCCTTTCTGGTGTGCGTGATCGTTTCGCCAGCGTTCGCCCAGCGTGGACGTGCCCAGGAACTGATCGACGAGGCCGAAGCCTTGGACGTTCGTCACCAAGGCTACGAGGATGGGCCATACCTGTTGGAGGAAGGTGGTTACGCCCTGACCTACGCGGTGGCTGCGGGTCTGACACTTGCGTGCGTGGCGGTGATGTTCAAGAACGCCAAGCGCACGCACCTCGACTGATGGTCTGACGACCGATGTTTTGACGCCGACATTTCACGCGAAAGCAATCCATGAGAATTTCAAGATCCGTTGCCGTTTGGGCGCTGTTGCTGGTCAACGCGGCCCTGTTGGTGTCCCTGGCTGGCCGATACCTTGGCACGCCCGAAGCCCACGCCCAAGCCGCGCCGCAGGGGGATTACCTGTTGCTCCCCGGCAATGTCATCGGTGTGCCCGCTGACGTCATCTACGTGTTCGACACCCGCAACGGCGGCATGATCGGCGTCGCGTTCGACGAGAACAACGGGTCGCTCGAAGCACTGCCGAGTATCGACCTCAACCGCGTCTTCCAGGCCGCCCAGTAACCTCTGCCGAAGGAACTCCAATCATGAGCCAAACCCACACCACATCGGCAGCATCCCGTCCTCTCGACGTCAAGAGCTTCGCGGTCGGCGTTCTCGCGCTGATGGCCGTCGTCCTGGTCGCGCTGCACCTCGTCAAGCCGGAGCCGGCCGTGGCGACCGAAACCGTCAGCAATCGCGACTATCAAGCGGCAACGGCTGAGACCGCCGCGGGCGGAGACGCCGTTTACGTTCTCGATAATCGCACCGGCGTGTTGGCCGTGCTGACCTACGACCAGCAACGCCGGCAGATGGTCCCGCGTGATGCCCGCCGGATCACCGACCTCTTCCGTTAATGCCTTTGACCAAGCAATGAGCCCGCGACGATCGTCGTCGCGGGCTCTTCGTTTGGGGAACGCGGTTGGTGAAGGTCAGACCCACTGGTCACGGATCATGCAGAGCTGACGCCAATCGTCGTCGTGGAACCAAGCGGGCTTTTCGGTCGGCACGATCTCGTCGAAAAACGCCTCGGCATCGTCGACCAAGTCATCGTTCGTTTGGCCCATGCCCAACCGTGCGGCGAAGATGTCGTCCTGCTCGCAGCAGATCTTGATCGCTTCCTGGCCGGCGTGTTCGCGGACGATGTCGGCCAAGTCGCTGAAGAACTTGCGTACGTCGCCCTGAGCGTAAGTCGGCGGTTGACAGTGACGCCGCATGCAGTGGCTGTAGTACTTCTTTTTCGCGGCCCAGTTCGCCTTGGGGTCGAGCGAAAGCGTGACGTACTGGCCGACCTTGTAGGCGACGCGGGCATAGCGGTCGTCGTCTCGTTCGGCCCGGGCGATGCCATCG
This sequence is a window from Planctomycetota bacterium. Protein-coding genes within it:
- a CDS encoding HYExAFE family protein, which codes for MVDRGIHYEAAFEAFLRERATPYVAVDEAKRALFGKAKLKGFDFLVYSRNGPNLLVDVKGRRATGGKSMQTWATQRDVDDLLQWEQVFGEDFQAVLAFAYWIEPRDETLGLPGLASDLPPGEAEEPGVFRHLSRWYRLMAISLADYRNHMRQRSAKWETVALPTSDFRSLARPMETLL